The region TCCAGCATCCCGGTCCTTACCCTCTTTCATGAGGGATTCACCTTCAGAAACAATCTGAGCCACAAGGGCATTTTGCATCCGTACAAGGTTTTGAATCAACGGACTTAAATCTGAGAAGGATGTATCCACTGGTGCATCCACAGCACCGGAAATAATCAGCGGTGTCCTTGCTTCATCAATTAAAACAGAATCCACCTCATCCACAATAGCATAGGCATGATCCCGCTGCACTTGGTCATCCTGTTGTAATGACATATTGTCTCGGAGATAGTCAAAGCCAAATTCATTGTTGGTACCGTAAGTAATATCGCAACTATAGTTTTGTCGTCGTTGATTCGGCGTCATATTATTTAATATAAATCCTACAGTAAGTCCCAACCGGCGATAGACTTCGCCCATCCATTCGGCGTCACGTTGAGCCAGATAATCGTTCACCGTAATAAGGTGAACACCGCGACCGGTAAGCGCATTGAGATAAATCGGAAAAGCAGCTACGAGTGTTTTCCCTTCACCCGTTTTCATTTCGGCCACATTACCGCGATGAAGAATAATGCCCCCTAAAATCTGCACATCATAAGGGATCATTTCCCAACCCAACTCACGGCCGACAACTTTCCAACTAGTGCCACACATCCGTACGCAGGTCTCTTTTACCATAGCAAATGCTTCCGGTAAAATTTCTTCTAACCGATCGTGTTCAGCCAAAAGAACAAATTTATTGGCTTCGTCTTTATCGGTAATAGTTTTGGCGGCCTTTGCTTCTGCTTCTTCCCGTGCGGCAATAACCGATGCTTTCAATTCTTCAGTTCGCGCTCGCAATTCATCATCGGATTTTGATTTAAGCCCTTCCGCAAATTGATTGACTTGATCAACCATGGGCATCAATTGCTTCATTTCCCGATCTGAGCGGGACCCAAAAACTTTTTTAATCAAATTATTTATCATGAAATTTTGTCCTTGGCGTCTTTAGCCATAGATTTATATACATTATCCAATACACCATTTACAAAACTGGAACTGTCTTCAGTACTATATTGTTTAGCCATTTCAATTGCTTCACTGATGGATACTTTCGGCGGCACATCATCTATGAAATATATTTCACTAATTGCCACCATGAGGAGAAGCCGATCTAAAATAGCTACCCGGCCAAATTCCCAATTATTGAGACGATTTTCAATCTGCCCTTCACACCACTCTTTATGATCCATAGTAGCATCAAATAAGCTGGTAATAAAAAGTTGCATTTTTTTATCATATTGCTTTCTATCTAAAGCATCTTTTAAAACTTTAGTTCGATCTTCCCCGGTTATTTCATGAGCATAAAGCGCTTGGAGAACAGCAACCCGCCCTTGCCTTCTCGGATGTGAATTACCCTTTGTCACGTTTCCCCATGAAATTCTTTTTCGGTAAATAGAAATTTTTCAATTTAGAAATATCTTCCATTCGTTTTTCTGCCACCATATTGGCCGCTTTATATGTTGGAATATTGTTGTCTTCCGCCAATTTAAAAATGGTGAGCAGGATATCGTAGATGGATTCGGCCTGACTAAAAGCCCTTTCCCGATTATAACCTTCAATTTCATTAGCAACATTTATCAGTCCACCAGCATTCACGGCATAATCAGGCGCATAAAGGATCCCCCGATCTTTGAGCATTTGTCCATGTTCTGATTCAACCTTTAGTTGATTGTTGGCAGCGCCAGCCACAATGCTGCATTTTAGATTTGGAATAGTTTCATCATTCAACGTGGCACCTAATGCACAAGGAGCATAGATATCCACATCCAAATCGTAAATATCATCGGGGCCAACAGCTTCAACGCTAAATTCATCAACCACCCTTTTAATACTTTCATCAAAAATATCAGTTACATATACTTTTGCACCTTCTTCACAAAGATGTTTCACCAAATGATATCCTACGTGCCCCACACCTTGTACAGACACTTTAAGTCCTGAAACTTCATCTCTGCCTAACTGTTTTTTAACGGCTGCTTTTAATCCCGCAAATGCACCAAAAGCCGTGACAGGAGATGGATCACCACTACCACCCAAGGCACGAGAAATACCGGTCACATACTGGGTTTCCATTCTCACCCACTCCATATCATTCACGGATGTACCCACATCTTCTGCGGTGATATACCGACCGTTGAGTCCTTCAACAAAACGTCCGAAAGAACGAAATAAAATTTCTGTTTTTTGTTTTTTGGCATCGCCGATGATGACCGCCTTACCACCGCCTAAATTCAAGCTGGCAATGGCTGCTTTATAGCTCATCCCTCGGGAGAGTCGCAACACATCTGTCAATGCTTCATCTTCACTTTCGTAATTCCACATCCTGCAACCACCCAATGCGGGGCCGATTGTTGTATCATGGATGGCGATGATGGCTTTTAAACCGGTATCAGGATCGTTGCAAACAACAACCTGTTCGTGATCTTTCGCATTCATAGCTTCAAATACAGACTTCATATCAACTCCTTTGTTTTAGGACGAGACCGGGTACACCCAACTGTAGGGATCATCTATTTCTTCTCGCTGGATACCCACTAAAGTTTTTCTTAATTCTGTGGCCGCTTCACCCATATTCCCATCATGGATCAAATGCGTTTCTCCACGGTAAGTCACCCGACCAACAGGCGTTACCACTACAGCCGTACCGGTGCAAAATACTTCATCAGCGGTAAATATATCTTCCAGCAAGAGATCGCCTTCAATCACATTTAACCCCAAATGATCTTCAGCCAATTTTATGATTGAATTTCGTGTAATCCCCGGCAGGATTGATCCCGCCAGTTTTGGTGTCACCAACTCATTCCCTTTACGCATAAAGATATTTGCAGATCCCACTTCTTCAACAATCTTTTCATTATCTGCTCTGAGATAAAGAACTTCATCAAATCCATCTGCTTTTGCTTCCATTACTGGTTGGAGCGAAGCGGAATAATTGCCGATGGCTTTTACATTACCGATACCTTTTGGTGCCGCTCGATGGTAGGATTCTGAAGCAATCAAATTGAGTGGTTTAATTTTTCCTTTAAAATATGATCCCACAGGCGCGGTGTATACCATAAAAGTATATTCATTGGCAGGAGCCACACCCAATGTGGGTGCGGTTCCCCAAAGAACAGGGCGGACATACAAGCCCCCTTTGCCATAGGGCGGAACAAAATCAATATTATCCTGGACAACCTGTTTTACAGCATTAATAAAATAATCCAATGGAATTTCAGGCATGCAAAGACGTTTCGCAGATACAGCAATCCGTCGCCCATTCATTTCGGGGCGAAATAATACAATCCGATCTTTGGCTGAATGAAAGGCTTTCATACCCTCAAAAATCCCCTGTCCATAATTCAATACACCGGCCGCTGGAGATATTTCAATATTTCCAAAGGGGATTAAACCGCCATTTTTCCATTCATCATCAACCTTACATGTAGATTGCCACATACTGCGGGTGGGATGCACACTAAACCCTAAGTTCTCCCAATCAATATTTTGTTTTTTTAATTCCATTATCTTCCTGCCAGCAATTCCCGCGCAATAACCAATTCTTGTATTTCTGATGTTCCTTCATAAATCTGTGTAATCTTTGCATCTCGCATCAATCGTTCCACACCCGTTTCACGGATATAACCATATCCACCAAATATTTGCACACATTGGGTTGAGGCATCCATAGCCACTTTGGAGGAAAAGTTTTTTGCCATTGCCGCTTCTTTTGCGAATGGCTTTCCTTCATCTTTTAATTTAGCTGCACGATAGATCAATAATCGCGCCGCATCCACATGGATGGCCATTTGCGCCAACATGGTTTGAATCGAACCAAAACTACCAATCGTTTTACCGAACTGCTTTCGTTCATTGGCATATTCAATTGAACGGGCCAATGATTCAACCGCAATACCTAAGGCTTGGGTGGCAATCCCAACCCGACCGCCATCTAAAGTACCAAGAGCAATTTTAAAACCGCCCCCTTCATTGCCTAATCGATTTTCTACAGGAACTTTACAATCCTCAAAATACAGCTCACAAGTATCAGAACCGCGTATGCCCAGTTTGTCTTCTTTTTTCCCAGTAGAAAATCCGTCAATTCCTTTTTCAACAATAAAGGTAGAAATGCCTTTGTTCCCTATACCTTTTTCTGTCAGACACATGAGTAAAACAACGTCAGAAGTGATACCATTGGTTACCCAATTCTTGGTGCCATTAATAATATAATGATCCCCATCACGCTTTGCGAATGTGCGAATATTGCTCGCATCGGACCCGGATTGTGGCTCCGACAATGAAAAAGCGCCTAGCCATTCACCGCCGGCAAGTTTGGTTAAATATTTTTGCTTCTGTTCTTCTGTCCCGAATTTATACAAAAGCTGACAAACTAAAGAATTATTCACAGACATGACCACAGCTGCAGATGCATCTGCTTTGGCGATTTCCTCCATGGCAAGGCAATACGAAATAGTGTCCATCCCTGCGCCGCCATATTCTTCTGGTATCATCATACCCATAAAACCCAGCTCGCCCATCATTTTGATTTGCTCTTTGGGGAATTCCGCCTTTTCATCACGATCAATCACGCCGGGACGCAATTGATCATTGGCAAATTCCCTTGCTGTTTTCAGGATGAGTTGCTGTTCTTCAGTTAAGTTAAAATCCATTTTTTATCTCGTAATGACCAATGCAGATGCTTCACCGCCACCGATACAAAGAGTAGCCAAACCGGTGTGGACATTCCTGTTTCTCATGGCATGGATCAACGTTGTAAATATGCGTGCGCCACTTCCACCAATGGGATGGCCAATCGCAATGGCGCCACCATTTACATTTACCTTTTCACGATCCAATTTAAATTCATCGATGGGCGCCATTGCTACAGGAGCAAATGCTTCGTTAACCTCCCACAAATCTATTTCTTGTGCTGTAAGCCCAGCTTTTTCTAACACTTTTGAGATGGCTTTCATAGGCGCCGTGGTAAACCATTCCGGTTCATGGGCAGCAGAAGCTTGGGCAACAATTGTTGCCAAAGGCGTTAACCCCAATGCTCGGGCTGTTTTACCGGACATTAACATAATCGCTGCTGCACCATCATTGATCTTTGATGCATTGGCTGCAGTGATGGTACCTTCTTTTTCAAAGGCAGGACGGAGCTTTACCATTTTTTCAAAATTGGCTCGCCCAGGTTCTTCATCTTTTTCTACCACTAGTGGATCCCCTTTGCGCTGGGGGACTGTAACAGGAACTATTTCATCAGAAAAAGATCCATTCTCTTGAGCGGCTTGAGCACGGGAGTAGGAAGTTTTGGCAAATTCGTCCTGCGCCTCCCGGCTGTATTTTTTTTCACTGGCGCACAATTCTGCGCAATTACCCATATGTTTATCGTTGTACGCATCCCATAGTCCGTCAATAATCATGGAATCAATTACTTGACCGTGACCCAAGCGATGGCCATCCCGACCTTTCGGAAGCAAGTAGGGCGCCTGTGTCATATTCTCCATACCGCCAGCGATAACAATTTCTGCATCCCCTGTTTGAATGGCTTGGGTACCTAACATAACAGCCTTTAACCCGGAACCACACATTTTGTTGATGGTGAGGCATTCCACTGAATCAGGGAGACCGGCACCAAGAGCGGCTTGACGTGCCGGTGCTTGACCTTGTCCTGCGGAAAGAACGTTGCCCATAATCACTTCATCGACAGAACCAGGATCAACATTTGTTTCTTCCAGAACGGCTTTGATGGTGATGGCGCCTAATTTATGTGCGGCAATGGATGACAGGGCACCTTGGAATGCGCCTACGGGCGTTCGTATAGCGGATACAATTACTACGTCTCTTAATTCAGACATAAAAAATCTCTCGAATTTTGGGTATGATGAAATAATCAGCGGTTGCTGAGTGGACGGGCGAGCCGATAAATTGAATGTGCTTAATCAATGAACAGTGTCTATTATTTTTATTTAAAAAGTTTTCGGTGGGCACACACCGAGAATCAGTCTTCAAAAGTGCCGAGAAGTTAACACAATTCGTCTGTGATTTTTAATGAATTTGAAATCTTGATTTTTCTGATTAACCAACAATGGAAATTAATTACTGGTCCTTCTGATCGTACGCATTTATGATATCCCGAACCAGTTTATGTCGCACCACATCAGAAGCATCCAATTTGCAAAACCCAATCCCGTCGATTCCCTGCAATAGATCAATGACTTGAAGAAGACCCGATTTCGTTTTTGAAGGTAAATCAATCTGGGTGATATCTCCCGTAATAATGGCTCTAGAATTCACGCCCAATCTGGTGAGAAACATTTTCATCTGCATGGTGGTGGCATTTTGGGCTTCATCCAAAATCATGAATGCATTATTGAGGGTGCGACCGCGCATATAGGCTAAGGGAATAATTTCAATCGTATTGTTAGCCAATAACGGTTTCAACCGTGAGGCCGGCATCATATCACCCAAGGCATCATAAAGGGGTGTTAAATATGGATCCACTTTCTCTTTAAGGTCTCCCGGGAGGAATCCTAGGTTTTCACCCGCTTCTACCGCCGGTCGGCAAAGAATGATTCTATCCACTTCACGATTATCCAAAGCAGCCACGGCGAAAGCCACTGCCAGATACGTTTTTCCGGTCCCAGCAGGGCCTACAGAAAAGACAATATCATTTTTCCTGACAGTATTAATGTATTCTTCTTGACCCTCAGTCCGACCGGAAATAGCGCCTTTGCGACCATAATGGACAACTAAATCCAACTTTTCTGATTCATGACCATTTTGTGCTACTGTCACATTGATAAGCGTTTTTACATCTCCTTGAGTGAGGGACCCTTTTCGATTCAGGGTTGATCCCATTTCATGAAATACTTCATGTATGATAGCGACCTCTTCTTCTTCGCCATCAATTCTTATTATATTTCCCCGCACAAGGATATTGCTGGCGAAAGCATCTTCCACCAATTTTAGGTTAGCATCAGCCGGACCGAAAAGCTGGCCCAGATCAATGCCTTTCATTTCAATTGTCTTTTCCATAACCTCAAATAATATGATTAACTTTAAGATAGAATCTAGTCAATTTCACAAGGAAATCATCAGCCTTGATTGAGGCTTCAGCATCATATGAAAATTAAGCATTTTATTCTTCTGATTGGTATTTGCCTTTTGGGAACAAGTTGCGCGACAAAACCAACCGTTTTCAGTCAATATTTTTCTAAAGAGAAAAATATTCAATTCTTAGTGGAGAAAGGTCAATCCCATTGGGAAAAACGAATCAATCCGGATGATGCGAAAATGGCCCGCCTCTTCTTAGCCAAAGCATATAACCTTGATCCCAACAATGGTGAAGCGTCAGCCCTCTACTCACAATCTTGCCATTTTATCGGCCATTACTTAGAGGAGGATCAAACCAAATCTGATTCATTATTTTTAGAAGGTATGGAAACAGCCTGGGATTTTATTCTCGCCACCAATGCTTACCAAGAAGGGTTTGCATTGACTGAAGGAGATTCAACTGCAAAAATGATTGGCGGCATTGAAAATACACCCCAAGAAATGATACCCATTTTATATTGGTGGGTGGCCAATTATTCCCGCTACCTTGTTACAAAATCTGTAATGGAGCGTCTTTCCCAGAGGGATATAATTGAAACTGCTCTCCATCGTATTCTAGCGGTTAATCCTAATTTCTTTTACTACGGCGCCCATAGGATATTTGGTGGAATTTATGCTCGCCTTCCCGGCGTGGAGTTAATTCTCTCCGAGAATAATTTCGCAAAATCCATTGCAGGAAGTCCAAATTATTTGGGCACTTTTGTTATTCGCGCTCAGTACCTCCATACCAAAAGTGGCGACCGGGAACAATTTGTGAAAGATCTACAATTTGTCCTTAATGCTGATCCTACGCTTCTACCGGAGGTGTCCCCAGAAAACTTAATCGAGCAGAGTAAAGCACGCAAACTCCTGGAGAAGGAATCTGCGCTCTTCGAATAATTTTTGCGCTTTTCTCTGGCAGATTACCCCTCGACTGACTCAAATTAGACCATGATTTTGAATATGGTCTTGTGGAGTTTTATTACCCTGACCAGCATCATCTTGCTGATCTTCTTCATTCCATATCGCCTGGCGGTCACTGGCCATGTCCAATGGCAAGAGAGAAAAAAGTCCGGAAATGCAACCATCAATTTCGGCGGCGCACATCGCGGCATTACCATTTCTCCCTTTCCAACAATCAAAATTGGGTTTGGTGAATTTGACCATCCTATCTTTTCATTTTCACTCCCCAAGAAAAAAGAGTCGCCCGTGAAAAAGGAGAATAGTAAAAAACAAAAATCAAAGACTAAAAAGAAAATTCCATATTTTAAAATCGGCGAATCAACAATGGGTGAAATCCATTTTGACCAATTCTATCTTAATGGCGATATTGGTTTACCCAACCCCATGCATACGGGTATTATCTATGGCTGGAGCCAATCTCTGAGAAATTTAATACGCAGTAAAAAATTCGATATTGAGATTAATCCACAATTTAACAATCGCTTTGAAACAGATATTAGGGGCCAATTCAGACTGCGTTTTACCCCCGGTAAAGTTTTGTGGCAGGCGGGAAAAACTTATTTTAAATACAAGAAGTGAAAGGGACGCAATGAATATTTCAGAATTAATTAAAAATACACTAAACGAAGCACAAGAACTTATGAGCTCACGGACGGTTGTGGGTGAACCCATTAAAACTGATACCCATACGGTAATACCCGTCTCAAAGGTTATGTTTGGATTTGGCGGTGGAGGTGGTAAAGGTAACGAAAAAGGGAAAGCGGGCACCGGACAAGGTGTAGGAGGCGGGTGGT is a window of Candidatus Neomarinimicrobiota bacterium DNA encoding:
- the nusB gene encoding transcription antitermination factor NusB, yielding MTKGNSHPRRQGRVAVLQALYAHEITGEDRTKVLKDALDRKQYDKKMQLFITSLFDATMDHKEWCEGQIENRLNNWEFGRVAILDRLLLMVAISEIYFIDDVPPKVSISEAIEMAKQYSTEDSSSFVNGVLDNVYKSMAKDAKDKIS
- a CDS encoding Glu/Leu/Phe/Val dehydrogenase, coding for MKSVFEAMNAKDHEQVVVCNDPDTGLKAIIAIHDTTIGPALGGCRMWNYESEDEALTDVLRLSRGMSYKAAIASLNLGGGKAVIIGDAKKQKTEILFRSFGRFVEGLNGRYITAEDVGTSVNDMEWVRMETQYVTGISRALGGSGDPSPVTAFGAFAGLKAAVKKQLGRDEVSGLKVSVQGVGHVGYHLVKHLCEEGAKVYVTDIFDESIKRVVDEFSVEAVGPDDIYDLDVDIYAPCALGATLNDETIPNLKCSIVAGAANNQLKVESEHGQMLKDRGILYAPDYAVNAGGLINVANEIEGYNRERAFSQAESIYDILLTIFKLAEDNNIPTYKAANMVAEKRMEDISKLKNFYLPKKNFMGKRDKG
- a CDS encoding branched-chain amino acid aminotransferase, which produces MELKKQNIDWENLGFSVHPTRSMWQSTCKVDDEWKNGGLIPFGNIEISPAAGVLNYGQGIFEGMKAFHSAKDRIVLFRPEMNGRRIAVSAKRLCMPEIPLDYFINAVKQVVQDNIDFVPPYGKGGLYVRPVLWGTAPTLGVAPANEYTFMVYTAPVGSYFKGKIKPLNLIASESYHRAAPKGIGNVKAIGNYSASLQPVMEAKADGFDEVLYLRADNEKIVEEVGSANIFMRKGNELVTPKLAGSILPGITRNSIIKLAEDHLGLNVIEGDLLLEDIFTADEVFCTGTAVVVTPVGRVTYRGETHLIHDGNMGEAATELRKTLVGIQREEIDDPYSWVYPVSS
- a CDS encoding acyl-CoA dehydrogenase → MDFNLTEEQQLILKTAREFANDQLRPGVIDRDEKAEFPKEQIKMMGELGFMGMMIPEEYGGAGMDTISYCLAMEEIAKADASAAVVMSVNNSLVCQLLYKFGTEEQKQKYLTKLAGGEWLGAFSLSEPQSGSDASNIRTFAKRDGDHYIINGTKNWVTNGITSDVVLLMCLTEKGIGNKGISTFIVEKGIDGFSTGKKEDKLGIRGSDTCELYFEDCKVPVENRLGNEGGGFKIALGTLDGGRVGIATQALGIAVESLARSIEYANERKQFGKTIGSFGSIQTMLAQMAIHVDAARLLIYRAAKLKDEGKPFAKEAAMAKNFSSKVAMDASTQCVQIFGGYGYIRETGVERLMRDAKITQIYEGTSEIQELVIARELLAGR
- a CDS encoding acetyl-CoA C-acetyltransferase; its protein translation is MSELRDVVIVSAIRTPVGAFQGALSSIAAHKLGAITIKAVLEETNVDPGSVDEVIMGNVLSAGQGQAPARQAALGAGLPDSVECLTINKMCGSGLKAVMLGTQAIQTGDAEIVIAGGMENMTQAPYLLPKGRDGHRLGHGQVIDSMIIDGLWDAYNDKHMGNCAELCASEKKYSREAQDEFAKTSYSRAQAAQENGSFSDEIVPVTVPQRKGDPLVVEKDEEPGRANFEKMVKLRPAFEKEGTITAANASKINDGAAAIMLMSGKTARALGLTPLATIVAQASAAHEPEWFTTAPMKAISKVLEKAGLTAQEIDLWEVNEAFAPVAMAPIDEFKLDREKVNVNGGAIAIGHPIGGSGARIFTTLIHAMRNRNVHTGLATLCIGGGEASALVITR
- a CDS encoding PhoH family protein, translated to MEKTIEMKGIDLGQLFGPADANLKLVEDAFASNILVRGNIIRIDGEEEEVAIIHEVFHEMGSTLNRKGSLTQGDVKTLINVTVAQNGHESEKLDLVVHYGRKGAISGRTEGQEEYINTVRKNDIVFSVGPAGTGKTYLAVAFAVAALDNREVDRIILCRPAVEAGENLGFLPGDLKEKVDPYLTPLYDALGDMMPASRLKPLLANNTIEIIPLAYMRGRTLNNAFMILDEAQNATTMQMKMFLTRLGVNSRAIITGDITQIDLPSKTKSGLLQVIDLLQGIDGIGFCKLDASDVVRHKLVRDIINAYDQKDQ
- a CDS encoding DUF2953 domain-containing protein, with amino-acid sequence MLIFFIPYRLAVTGHVQWQERKKSGNATINFGGAHRGITISPFPTIKIGFGEFDHPIFSFSLPKKKESPVKKENSKKQKSKTKKKIPYFKIGESTMGEIHFDQFYLNGDIGLPNPMHTGIIYGWSQSLRNLIRSKKFDIEINPQFNNRFETDIRGQFRLRFTPGKVLWQAGKTYFKYKK